A genomic stretch from Tenrec ecaudatus isolate mTenEca1 chromosome 17, mTenEca1.hap1, whole genome shotgun sequence includes:
- the LOC142431013 gene encoding gastrokine-1-like, whose product MQLTIFFAGFCGLFLAPALADYNINISNDNNRAGSGQQSVSVNNEHNVANVDNNNGWDSWNSVWDYNSGFAATRLFAKKVCIVHRMNKDVVPPIHALDALVKESKLQGKGPGGPPPRSLTYSVNPNQVTDLSKYGKAITTMCKNVPTYTAQETQGASLFFSSGTCLNINALWIVNISLCGSTLEN is encoded by the exons ATCTTCTTTGCCGGATTTTGCGGACTTTTCCTAGCCCCTGCCCTCGCTGATTAC AATATCAacatcagcaatgacaacaaCAGAGCCGGCAGTGGGCAGCAGAGCGTGAGCGTCAACAACGAACACAACGTGGCCAACGTGGACAATAACAACGGCTGGGACTCCTGGAATTCCGTCTGGGATTATAACTCT GGCTTCGCAGCAACCCGACTCTTTGCCAAGAAGGTGTGCATTGTGCATAGAATGAACAAGGATGTGGTGCCCCCCATTCATGCCCTGGATGCCTTGGTCAAGGAAAGCAAG CTTCAGGGGAAAGGACCAGGTGGACCACCTCCCCGGAGCCTGACATACTCAGTTAACCCTAACCAGGTCACCGATCTGAGCAAGTATGGCAAAGCCATCACAACCATGTGCAAAAACGTTCCAACATACACCGCCCAGGAGACTCAGG GGGCAAGCTTATTCTTTTCCTCAGGGACGTGCCTCAACATTAATGCACTCTGGATTGTGAACATTTCTTTATGTGGAAGTACACtggagaactga